In the genome of Lactuca sativa cultivar Salinas chromosome 3, Lsat_Salinas_v11, whole genome shotgun sequence, the window AACAATGTTGTTAAAACCATGTTCATAATCTTACAATCCCATCTTGATAACTCGATTCCAATTTTACTTAGAAAAACGATAAAATCATGTTATCAGATCAttaccatttttttttaaattcaaatatTTTATCTTGTACTAACTAAGTGGAACAAATATGAACTCTAGAAAAAACTCATTTTGAATTATTTATTGTTAAATGATATATTTAAGATGtagtttttcatgttttaaactatttattGTTAAATTGATAGTTAACTAATtgataaaaatgtatttttatgttttaagtTATTCAATCTAATAATCACAATCTTGCAAAGCATAAAACAAACAATTTTACATAACATCCAAAAATTCCCGATCTTCACAACCTTAATTTCTAAGATAAAGACAATGTTAGAGCTATGATTATATGTTAAGACAATAGTAAAGTTGTTTCATATGATGCTTTGCAACTTTGGGTGTAAAATTCTATAGATATGGAATTTGAAAGATTCCAGCAAAACTAAATTCCATCCATTTAGCAACCAAACACATCATGGAATTGAGAAATCAGAATAAGTGAAACCAAACATACCCTAATACTTTGATTATGAAACGGGAAAAGCAAAAAATGAAATTAAGCATGCATGAACTCATAAATGCAGCCCACAAAGAGTTATCAAAATTTATTCATGAAAAAGAGTCGGATTTTGAGAACACATGTGCAAATTAAGAACCAAAATAAACATTCAACAAGAGGAAGCATAGCATCATTTTAAAGGATGTGAATTCACCTCTCAACATCTTCTTCTACTTGCCTTGCTTCTTTTCTGGTGGCTTAGCAAAGGGATCCTGCATATGCAGAAAATATAGAAAGTGTAAGAAATGGGTATACATCAGCAATAATCTGTTTAAAACTTTAAATGCGTATCCCAACACCCCCTTCTACATTGAGAAACTGGTTCTTCCATTTAAACCTAGAACTTCCCAATGCAAATTCATACGGACATGTTAAAAATCGAATCTTGGAAGTTGCTAATTAATTCATTTCGGATCCAAAACCTAAGGTGAAGGAGAGTATAATCATGGATTTCCATCATAAAGAAAAGTTTACAATCACAATGTCTCTGAACCGGTCGGCATCAAAAAACCTAGGTTTAAGGTAAAACGAATCAACAACATTTCTTATCGAGATTTCAAATTGAAATCGAGTAAAATCCGAACAGATTAACGTGATACAAATACCACAAATTTTGAGAAATCAACGACATGCGATAATTGGTATAAAAATCAAGGGTTTGAAGTAGTCATTTGATAGGAGAAGAGATTTACGATTACTTACTTGTTTGAAGATAAAATTTAGGGCAAGAGCAGCGCCTGCAACGCCGCCAACCAAAACAGCTGGACCCGTTATCAAACTCCATTTCCTGTAAATCattcttcttcctcttcctctttcttcctcctcttcggcttaCTCAAACAAACAAAGGATCCTGATTTTCCCAATTTCCGATCACTGCGTATTTGTCCGAAGGTGGGCTTAAGCATAAATTGACAAAATAAACGGAGTCCGATCAGATGGGCTTTTGGCGATTTACAATCTGGCCCAAATCGGTGGGAGGAGTCGAGGAGATATAAGCATATTAAAGGGGTGTTTGAATAAGGAAAAAAATAgattgtttattgtttattgctTAATCCCACAGCAATAAGCAAATTTAAGTGTTTGAATAGGAGTCTTTAAAAATCAGTTTATTGCAGAATGAATAAGCTAAATAAGTTGATTTTAATAAGCAAGATGGGGAAtgcttattgtttattgtttattgtttattggTCATTTTACTCATATAAGTTGTTTTGTTTGTCAAACACTTAAGAtgcttattgtttattgtttattctCACCGCAATAAgttaatccaaacacattttaaaaaagtgTTTATTCTCaccgcaataagcaaataagcaataagctaataagctaaaaactatttatccaaacaccctctaaatACTTATTTGTATTCCTTTTATAGATAAtcataaaaatgataaaaattgTTGGTTTGTGGAACACAGGTAAATGAGTAAATGACCACGACACCGCTTCGGATTTTAGACATATATATACATTGTGGTATGTGATAATATGATATTTcaatttctaattttttttagaaacaaTGATTAATAATAAAAACCCCACAACTAATAAGTGTTAGAAATCGATGATGAACAAATTGTTTGAATTCTCTGAAAGTTGTGATTTACTATCAAAATGAAGTATTTCGATGGTACAGATCGAACACTCAATTGGATGAAACTCAAAGATTACGGAATCAGAGAATGTATCTGAAAATGTTCTTAAAAGAGTGTATCAGAAAATGATCAAAAAA includes:
- the LOC111906375 gene encoding succinate dehydrogenase subunit 8, mitochondrial; amino-acid sequence: MIYRKWSLITGPAVLVGGVAGAALALNFIFKQDPFAKPPEKKQGK